In the Fusarium oxysporum f. sp. lycopersici 4287 chromosome 9, whole genome shotgun sequence genome, one interval contains:
- a CDS encoding hypothetical protein (At least one base has a quality score < 10), translating into MIWAPHATTNGQWIANKVLQGTFGAPVESLCEISVSDTYFAHERGTYIAYYALFLGGANFVAPVISGFINDGQGWEWVLHWCAIFNAIAFVICLFFMEETKYNRKATPLHLNDTIDINKATESPSDGKKEVESQTTSNVDVINGSVLPSSKTFLDKIKIFRSEHVQGSAPLKGMLIRPFKYFFLPIVMFCGFMYGAVICYFNVLNGTASIILSAPPYSFKPSTVGLCYIATVIGVFVGSFLSGPVGDKLVLYLTRRNNGIREPEYRLWLYAVLLLAVPGGLLLWGVGAAHHVHWSGLLIAMGMLGAAITAGCQIPLSYCIDCYTELGSDAIVTIILIRNTMSFAIGYGVTPWVTGMGYQNAFLVAAFVAMAQFSLAFVFIKYGKQLRRNSTASYFKYLEQVKNDGLIH; encoded by the exons ATGATCTGGGCACCGCATGCAACGACCAACGGCCAATGGATTGCCAACAAGGTCCTCCAAGGGACCTTTGGTGCCCCAGTCGAGTCACTCTGCGAAATATCGGTGTCAGATACT TACTTTGCCCACGAGAGAGGCACCTACATTGCTTACTACGCTCTATTCCTCGGAGGTGCAAACTTTGTTGCACCTGTCATTTCtggcttcatcaacgacGGACAAGGTTGGGAATGGGTGCTG CATTGGTGCGCAATCTTTAACGCAATCGCATTCGTTATTTGCTTGTTCTTCATGGAGGAAACAAAGTACAACCGAAAAGCCACCCCACTCCATCTCAACGATACTATCGATATCAACAAAGCGACCGAGTCTCCCAGCGATGGTAAGAAAGAGGTAGAGTCGCAGACTACATCAAATGTAGATGTCATCAATGGCAGCGTCCTCCCCTCCTCCAAGACCTTCCTCGACAAAATCAAGATCTTCCGAAGCGAGCACGTTCAAGGCAGCGCTCCTCTGAAGGGCATGCTCATTCGACCCTTCAAGTacttcttcttgcccatTGTTATGTTCTGTGGCTTCATGTATGGCGCTGTTATTTGCTACTTCAATGTGCTCAATGGTACAGCGTCGATCATTCTCTCGGCTCCTCCTTATTCATTCAAGCCAAGCACTGTTGGTCTTTGCTACATCGCTACCGTCATTGGAGTCTTTGTTGG GTCATTCCTTTCTGGCCCAGTCGGAGATAAGCTCGTCCTTTACCTGACGCGCCGTAATAACGGCATCCGCGAGCCTGAATACCGCCTGTGGCTTTACGCTGTTCTACTTCTGGCCGTGCCAGGTGGACTACTACTCTGGGGCGTTGGAGCGGCTCATCACGTTCACTGGTCAGGACTCTTGATCGCTATGGGAATGTTAGGTGCCGCAATCACTGCAGGCTGTCAGATTCCTCTTAGCTACTGCATCGACTGCTATACTGAGCTTGGCTCCGACGCTATTGTCACAATCATTCTGATTCGCAACACCATGAGCTTTGCCATTGGCTACGG TGTCACTCCCTGGGTTACAGGAATGGGCTATCAGAACGCTTTCCTTGTTGCAGCCTTTGTTGCAATGGCGCAGTTTTCTCTTGCTTTTGTGTTCATCAAGTATGGTAAACAGCTTCGACGAAACAGTACTGCGAGCTATTTCAAGTACCTTGAGCAGGTCAAGAATGATGGCCTCATTCACTGA
- a CDS encoding hypothetical protein (At least one base has a quality score < 10), producing MASVVESLPQGLVSHSQPQKSADTSVLADWEIQAEKCRKVLRESLNPDWLLPARQLPPADQLNVSTFIETCGFISARELEITATSATKLVEQMASGSLTAVETVTAFLKRAHIAHQLTNFATEFMNADALEAAAELDAYFKATGKIKGPLHGIPISTKEHIEHKGRIAHSAYVALIDNVPEEDALIVQCCKKAGAVFHVRTNEPQSVMHIDCSNPIYGTTVSPHNRTLTCGGSSGGEGASLGLRCAALGIGTDLGGSVRVPAAFCGAYGLRTTALRNPYKGVCLPGAGQESIRCVISPLANTAEDLGLFQKAVLDQEPWEIETSLVPQPWKQASPLKPGSFTIGVMWEDGLVRPHPPVVRALRYAVKKLKSAGITVVDFEPYNHQEGMDIVSRLYFPECAVTQKGLLEKGGEPMRRCRTLSSTCSARPLTIQENWAFNVRRDALREQYHKIMKDRGVDFILCPAYVGPAAKLGDGHYIPYTAIWNLLDQPAITFPTGLKVEPTDTPYSDFKPRSAEEEREYNKYSPEEYAEAPLALQIVGKHFRDEDMVAAAELVSKIVQG from the exons ATGGCGTCTGTTGTTGAATCTCTTCCTCAGGGACTTGTCTCCCATTCTCAGCCCCAAAAGTCCGCAGACACTTCTGTCCTGGCCGATTGGGAGATCCAAGCTGAGAAATGCCGTAAAGTACTCCGAGAATCTCTCAACCCAGATTGGCTTCTCCCAGCTAGGCAACTTCCACCTGCTGACCAACTCAATGTTTCTACTTTCATCGAGACATGCGGCTTCATTTCAGCACGAGAGTTGGAGATCACAGCTACCAGTGCAACAAAACTGGTGGAACAAATGGCCTCTGGCTCTCTGACGGCTGTTGAGACTGTCACTGCATTTCTCAAGAGAGCTCATATCGCACATCAACTGACCAACTTTGCAACCGAGTTCATGAATGCTGATGCACTCGAAGCCGCTGCTGAACTTGATGCGTACTTCAAGGCAACCGGCAAAATCAAGGGGCCCTTGCACGGTATCCCGATCTCGACCAAGGAGCATATTGAACATAAGGGACGGATTGCTCATTCGGCTTACGTCGCCCTTATTGACAACGTTCCTGAAGAAGACGCCCTGATTGTTCAGTGTTGCAAGAAGGCTGGAGCAGTATTCCATGTGCGAACGAATGAACCTCAAAGCGTAATG CACATTGACTGTTCCAACCCAATCTACGGCACGACTGTGAGCCCGCACAACCGAACATTAACATGCGGCGGCTCGAGCGGAGGAGAAGGCGCTTCGTTGGGATTACGTTGCGCAGCCTTGGGTATTGGTACCGACCTTGGAGGTTCTGTTAGAGTACCCGCTGCCTTTTGTGGCGCATATGGGCTGAGGACTACCGCACTGCGCAACCCGTACAAAGGAGTGTGTCTCCCTGGTGCTGGACAAGAGAGCATCCGATGCGTTATCTCACCTCTAGCCAATACTGCAGAAGACCTTGGTCTCTTTCAGAAAGCTGTTCTTGACCAGGAACCCTGGGAGATTGAGACATCGCTAGTACCTCAGCCTTGGAAGCAGGCCAGTCCGCTTAAGCCTGGCAGCTTCACTATTGGTGTTATGTGGGAGGATGG CCTTGTCCGACCCCATCCTCCAGTCGTTCGCGCACTCCGATATGCCGTtaagaagctcaagagtgCAGGCATTACTGTAGTCGACTTTGAACCATATAACCATCAAGAGGGCATGGATATTGTTTCAAGACTGTACTTCCCTGAATGTGCTGTAACACAGAAGGGTCTCTTGGAAAAGGGAGGAGAGCCTATGCGCCGCTGTCGGACTTTATCTTCAACTTGCTCCGCAAGGCCACTTACTATACAGGAGAACTGGGCTTTTAATGTTCGAAGAGACGCATTGCGAGAGCA GTACCACAAGATCATGAAGGATCGAGGTGTTGACTTTATTCTCTGCCCTGCCTACGTCGGGCCTGCTGCAAAGTTGGGCGATGGACATTACATTCCTTACACGGCCATCTGGAATCTCCTCGACCAACCAGCCATTACATTCCCGACTGGACTGAAGGTTGAGCCAACCGATACACCATACTCTGACTTCAAACCCCGATCAGCCGAAGAGGAAAGAGAATACAACAAGT ACTCGCCCGAAGAGTATGCTGAAGCACCGTTGGCGTTGCAAATTGTTGGTAAGCACTTCCGCGACGAAGACATGGTCGCTGCTGCAGAGTTGGTGTCAAAGATTGTCCAGGGATAA